In Sphingobacterium sp. lm-10, one DNA window encodes the following:
- a CDS encoding glucose 1-dehydrogenase, which produces MSELKDKIALVTGGGSGIGKAISKRFAAAGAEVHIFDRDEAGSNGVVQEIADLGGRAIHHTGNVTDQKEVLALVDKMCKIDILVNNAGIAHVGNVEKCAEADFERVFQVNVKGAYNLLYAVVPLMKAQGGGVVLNLASIAALVGISDRFAYSMSKGAIHAMTLSVARDYLHDGIRCNSISPARVHTPFVDGFIQANYPGQEAEMFEKLSKSQPIGRMATPDEIAKLALFLCSDDAAFITGNDYPIDGGFIKLNN; this is translated from the coding sequence ATGAGTGAATTAAAAGATAAGATAGCCTTGGTTACCGGCGGTGGTAGCGGAATAGGAAAGGCGATAAGCAAGCGTTTTGCGGCAGCGGGAGCGGAGGTGCATATTTTTGATAGGGATGAAGCGGGATCAAACGGGGTGGTGCAAGAGATTGCCGATTTAGGTGGTCGTGCCATACATCATACGGGTAACGTGACGGATCAGAAAGAAGTACTTGCCCTGGTGGATAAGATGTGCAAGATCGATATTTTGGTGAATAATGCTGGAATTGCGCATGTAGGCAACGTGGAAAAATGTGCTGAGGCAGATTTTGAGCGGGTATTTCAAGTCAATGTGAAAGGAGCGTATAATTTGCTATATGCTGTCGTTCCCCTGATGAAAGCGCAGGGTGGAGGAGTTGTGTTAAATTTAGCTTCTATTGCTGCTTTGGTTGGTATCAGTGATCGATTTGCTTATTCGATGAGTAAGGGCGCAATTCATGCCATGACCTTATCGGTAGCCAGAGATTACTTACATGATGGTATCCGTTGCAATAGCATTTCACCAGCACGCGTACACACCCCTTTTGTGGATGGTTTTATTCAAGCCAATTACCCAGGTCAGGAAGCGGAGATGTTCGAAAAATTGTCGAAATCTCAACCCATCGGCCGGATGGCTACGCCAGATGAAATTGCTAAATTAGCTTTATTCTTATGTAGTGACGATGCCGCTTTTATCACCGGTAATGATTATCCGATTGATGGCGGATTTATTAAGTTGAACAATTAA
- a CDS encoding altronate dehydratase family protein gives MIRDKEQLPFLQIHPKDNVLVAISDLPAGFALEFAGRQFALRQSVRAKHKFTVEDIAVDGPVFMYGVLVGKANVALSVGELIDTENLRHAAEDFRLGERKIAWVKPDVSAIEQRTFDGFHRSNGAVGTANYWLVIPLVFCENRNVLTLKSALEEKLGYRVQSADYSNEVDELIRQYQSGADVAQLLEADLSPTAINHAPNRLFPQVDGVKFLNHEMGCGGTRMDSDALCGLLAGYITHPNVAGATVLSLGCQHAQASILRAEIAKRDPAFDKPLYVFEQQLEGTEQRLMQNAIKATFAGLTIANQFTRQPAPLSKLCIGLECGGSDGFSGISANPALGYLSDMLVTLGGSVILAEFPELCGVEQEMSDRCMDEPMAEKFIHLMRTYNAKAEADGSGFYMNPSPGNIQDGLITDAIKSAGAAKKGGTSPVQAVVDYPELANTPGLNLLCTPGNDVESTTAEVAAGANLVLFTTGLGTPTGNPIVPVVKISTNTATYKRMPDIIDLNCGTIIDGEESIAESAHRILDYVIDVASGRETCKAVQLGQDDFIPWRRGVSL, from the coding sequence ATGATAAGAGATAAGGAACAACTTCCATTTTTACAGATCCATCCAAAGGATAATGTGCTGGTGGCCATAAGTGATCTTCCAGCAGGCTTTGCCTTGGAATTTGCTGGGCGCCAATTTGCTTTACGCCAATCCGTACGTGCCAAACACAAGTTTACGGTGGAGGATATTGCCGTAGATGGACCGGTATTCATGTACGGAGTTTTAGTGGGTAAGGCCAATGTTGCCTTATCTGTAGGAGAGCTGATTGATACGGAAAATCTACGCCACGCGGCAGAAGATTTTCGATTAGGGGAGCGAAAAATAGCTTGGGTAAAGCCCGATGTATCGGCTATTGAGCAACGTACTTTTGATGGGTTTCACCGAAGCAATGGTGCCGTAGGTACGGCAAATTATTGGTTGGTTATTCCGCTTGTTTTTTGCGAGAATCGCAATGTGCTCACCTTGAAGTCTGCCTTGGAGGAGAAGCTGGGTTATCGCGTACAGTCTGCCGATTATTCTAATGAGGTAGATGAGCTAATTCGGCAATATCAGTCCGGCGCAGATGTAGCGCAATTGCTGGAAGCTGATCTATCACCTACGGCGATAAATCACGCCCCAAATCGTCTGTTTCCCCAGGTGGATGGGGTGAAGTTTTTGAATCATGAGATGGGCTGCGGTGGTACACGGATGGATTCCGATGCGCTCTGTGGCTTACTGGCCGGATACATCACCCATCCAAACGTAGCAGGAGCTACCGTACTTAGCTTGGGATGTCAGCATGCGCAAGCATCTATTTTGCGAGCCGAAATTGCTAAACGTGACCCAGCTTTCGACAAACCATTGTATGTTTTCGAGCAGCAATTGGAAGGTACCGAACAACGCTTAATGCAAAATGCTATTAAAGCCACATTTGCGGGTTTAACGATCGCCAACCAATTTACGCGGCAGCCAGCTCCATTATCTAAGCTCTGTATTGGCTTGGAATGCGGAGGCTCAGATGGTTTTTCGGGAATATCTGCCAATCCGGCTTTAGGTTACCTTTCTGATATGTTGGTTACGTTGGGTGGCTCGGTTATTCTCGCGGAATTTCCGGAATTATGTGGTGTGGAGCAGGAGATGAGCGATCGTTGTATGGATGAACCTATGGCCGAGAAATTCATTCACCTCATGCGTACGTATAATGCAAAAGCCGAAGCCGATGGTTCTGGATTTTACATGAACCCTTCGCCGGGAAATATCCAGGATGGATTGATCACCGACGCGATCAAATCGGCCGGAGCGGCTAAGAAAGGCGGTACCTCTCCGGTGCAGGCCGTGGTCGATTATCCAGAGTTAGCCAATACACCAGGTCTTAATCTACTATGTACCCCGGGAAATGACGTAGAAAGTACTACCGCCGAAGTTGCTGCAGGTGCCAACCTCGTGTTGTTTACCACAGGATTAGGCACGCCGACCGGCAACCCAATTGTACCCGTCGTCAAGATCTCTACCAACACGGCTACGTACAAACGGATGCCAGATATTATTGATCTTAACTGCGGAACGATCATCGATGGCGAAGAAAGCATTGCCGAATCGGCACACCGCATATTGGATTATGTGATCGATGTAGCGAGCGGACGCGAAACATGCAAAGCGGTGCAACTAGGACAAGATGATTTTATTCCATGGAGAAGAGGTGTTTCCTTATAA
- a CDS encoding L-rhamnose mutarotase — protein sequence MKRYVLALDLVDQPDLIEEYEAYHRSVWPEIQDSIVNAGIHHMAIYRYGHRLMMLMDVSDDFSFEQKAKADGNNERVQEWEQLMWKYQVALPGAKPGEKWVLMDKIFELGG from the coding sequence ATGAAAAGATATGTGCTAGCATTAGATCTGGTCGATCAGCCAGATCTGATCGAAGAATATGAGGCCTACCATCGTTCGGTATGGCCGGAGATACAAGATTCCATTGTCAACGCTGGGATACATCACATGGCAATTTATCGCTATGGCCATCGTTTAATGATGCTGATGGATGTATCTGATGACTTTAGTTTCGAGCAAAAAGCGAAAGCAGATGGGAATAATGAGCGTGTGCAGGAATGGGAACAGTTGATGTGGAAATATCAAGTCGCCTTGCCCGGCGCGAAACCCGGTGAAAAGTGGGTGCTGATGGATAAAATTTTTGAGTTAGGCGGGTAA
- the fucP gene encoding L-fucose:H+ symporter permease: MTNRNRYTFALVLITSLFFFWGFIHNLDPILIKHLQSAFSLSHFQASLIDSSVFAAYFLLAIPAGLIMQRYGYKAGILVGLCLFALGCFLFVPAANAVSYPFFLSALFVVSCGLTILETAANPYITVLGDPARATERLNFAQSFNGLAASLAPLVGGYFILAEEPLNPDELAQLTEAARSAYVQAETSLVKGPYMILGGIILAVAILFFFTKLPDIKEEETSDKASGFVGVLKHTQVRWGIVAQFFYIGAQVYVFSFLLVFAKEMLGMSGLESKYYAGVAGFLFMIGRFIGSFFMKFVQPAKLLAAYGIISCALTLVVIFGSGMVTLYALLGITFFMSIMFPTIFAMGIQGVGHDTKPASSLIVMSIVGGAIIPLGAAYITDLTGHMPYSYFFVLLCFIIVVLFAFYNRPAIPAKTEKLS, from the coding sequence ATGACAAATAGAAATCGCTATACATTTGCGTTGGTGTTAATCACCTCGCTATTCTTTTTTTGGGGATTTATCCACAATCTGGATCCAATTCTGATCAAACACTTGCAAAGTGCCTTCAGTCTCAGTCATTTTCAAGCATCGCTGATTGATTCTTCTGTCTTCGCTGCCTATTTTTTGCTGGCCATTCCGGCAGGTTTGATTATGCAACGCTACGGTTATAAGGCCGGAATCTTGGTCGGTTTGTGTCTTTTTGCCTTAGGATGTTTTCTATTTGTGCCTGCAGCGAATGCCGTCAGTTATCCGTTTTTCTTAAGTGCCTTGTTTGTGGTGTCTTGTGGGCTCACAATTTTAGAAACAGCGGCCAATCCATACATTACGGTGTTGGGCGATCCTGCGCGCGCTACAGAGCGATTGAACTTTGCACAATCTTTCAACGGCTTAGCGGCATCGTTGGCGCCTTTAGTAGGAGGCTATTTCATTTTGGCCGAAGAACCATTAAATCCAGATGAGCTAGCACAGCTTACAGAAGCAGCTCGATCTGCCTATGTACAAGCAGAAACTTCGTTGGTGAAAGGCCCTTATATGATTTTAGGAGGAATTATTCTGGCTGTCGCCATCTTATTCTTCTTTACCAAGTTGCCAGACATCAAAGAGGAAGAAACTTCCGACAAGGCCAGCGGCTTTGTCGGTGTGCTAAAACATACCCAAGTAAGATGGGGTATAGTTGCCCAATTTTTCTATATCGGTGCGCAGGTATACGTATTTAGCTTTCTATTGGTGTTTGCCAAAGAAATGTTGGGCATGAGCGGATTGGAAAGCAAGTATTATGCAGGTGTGGCCGGTTTCTTATTCATGATCGGTCGGTTCATCGGTTCCTTTTTTATGAAGTTTGTACAGCCTGCTAAGTTGCTGGCGGCGTATGGGATTATCTCCTGCGCATTGACCTTGGTTGTGATTTTCGGTAGCGGCATGGTGACGCTATATGCTTTGTTGGGCATTACGTTTTTCATGTCCATCATGTTTCCGACGATTTTTGCGATGGGTATACAAGGTGTCGGTCACGATACAAAACCTGCCTCCAGCCTGATTGTGATGTCCATCGTTGGAGGTGCGATTATTCCCTTAGGTGCAGCCTATATCACGGATCTTACCGGTCATATGCCGTATTCCTACTTCTTTGTGCTGTTGTGCTTCATCATCGTGGTGTTGTTCGCCTTTTATAATCGACCGGCAATTCCTGCAAAAACGGAGAAACTATCTTAG
- a CDS encoding AraC family transcriptional regulator produces MMQKLHRYESETQSFQIRKDHIPQYHQIWHYHEELELIYIHRGLGTFFIGDCIQRFEHGTGVLIGKNVPHYWHFDEEFSENARAEIYVIHFREDFAGKDFFNLPELAEVRRMLHHAQKGLWIEKTPVAMALSFQELEQEVAGFQQFYLLLHVLHQFTQFKPKMSLISSEYDIQQQHEEVSRMNTIISFINNHYRGELDLTSLANLSGMTRNSFCRYFKQRTGKTLTAFITALRVAHACKLLRDSHASIKESCFDSGFNNFVSFHKAFKKITGITPLAYRSAFG; encoded by the coding sequence ATGATGCAGAAATTGCACCGTTACGAATCGGAAACACAAAGTTTTCAAATCCGAAAGGACCACATTCCACAGTACCATCAGATCTGGCACTATCATGAAGAGCTGGAACTCATCTATATTCATCGAGGTTTAGGCACCTTTTTTATCGGCGATTGCATCCAACGCTTTGAACACGGCACCGGCGTACTAATCGGGAAAAATGTACCACATTATTGGCATTTTGACGAAGAATTTAGTGAGAACGCGCGAGCAGAGATTTATGTCATTCATTTTCGGGAAGATTTTGCAGGGAAGGATTTTTTTAATCTACCAGAATTAGCAGAAGTTCGAAGAATGCTGCATCACGCCCAAAAGGGACTATGGATCGAAAAAACACCCGTTGCAATGGCATTATCTTTTCAGGAATTAGAGCAGGAGGTGGCAGGTTTTCAACAGTTCTATTTACTGCTACATGTGCTACATCAATTTACGCAATTCAAGCCCAAAATGAGCTTAATTAGTTCGGAGTACGACATCCAGCAGCAACACGAAGAAGTTTCCAGAATGAACACCATCATCAGCTTCATCAACAACCATTATCGGGGTGAATTGGACTTAACTAGTTTGGCCAACTTATCGGGTATGACCCGAAATTCCTTCTGCCGTTATTTCAAGCAACGTACCGGCAAAACGCTCACGGCTTTTATCACTGCACTACGTGTCGCGCACGCCTGTAAGCTGCTCAGAGATTCACACGCATCCATCAAAGAAAGCTGCTTTGACTCCGGTTTCAATAATTTTGTCAGTTTCCACAAAGCATTTAAAAAGATTACTGGCATCACTCCCCTGGCGTACAGAAGTGCTTTCGGATAA
- a CDS encoding PatB family C-S lyase, with translation MTYDFDEIIPRSGTNSLTYDGWKSYLFPHEQNLQLPYRDDELIRLWVADMAFSSPPPVLNAVRARLDQKILGYTQIYDQQYGKVLQRWFLEHYGWDIDTDELVSAPGIVTALYRLVPLLAAQDEQVLITTPSYAPFKKAGDQCGRWVVLSALKENDGRYEMDFADLRQKLEDSASRIRVFILCHPHNPTGRVWTKDELIQLGRLCLENGVWIISDEIHADLLREGAQHIPMASLFPDSDRIITCTAASKSFNLAGNMLSHVFIKNQQLRTEWKRLYNDYHSPLSVVASQAAYEYGAEWLRQLNQYIDSNLHFLQHFLAEALPLARYYVPEATYLAWVDLSAYLPKRKGTDRWTVFFAKEAGVLIEGGEVFVANGEGYIRINVACPQEMLHTGLMRMAEALNR, from the coding sequence ATGACATACGACTTTGATGAAATTATCCCTAGAAGCGGCACGAATAGCCTAACTTATGATGGCTGGAAATCGTACCTTTTTCCTCATGAACAGAATCTGCAACTTCCTTATCGGGATGATGAATTGATCCGTCTTTGGGTGGCCGATATGGCATTCTCCAGTCCGCCTCCTGTACTTAATGCGGTTCGAGCGCGTTTGGATCAAAAGATTCTGGGTTATACGCAGATTTACGACCAGCAGTATGGGAAAGTACTGCAGCGTTGGTTTTTGGAGCATTACGGCTGGGATATCGATACCGATGAGTTAGTGTCGGCACCGGGTATCGTCACGGCGCTCTATCGATTGGTGCCACTGTTGGCAGCTCAAGATGAGCAAGTATTGATCACAACACCTTCGTATGCACCATTCAAAAAAGCCGGTGATCAGTGTGGTCGTTGGGTGGTGCTTAGCGCGTTGAAAGAAAATGATGGGCGTTATGAGATGGATTTTGCCGACCTCCGTCAAAAGCTGGAAGACTCCGCTAGCCGCATTCGTGTGTTTATATTATGCCATCCGCACAATCCGACGGGACGGGTGTGGACTAAAGACGAGCTGATACAACTGGGCCGCCTTTGTTTGGAAAATGGCGTTTGGATTATATCAGACGAGATTCACGCCGACCTGTTGCGTGAAGGAGCTCAACATATCCCGATGGCCTCTCTATTTCCGGATTCTGATCGTATCATCACCTGCACAGCAGCGAGCAAGAGCTTTAATCTGGCGGGCAATATGCTGTCGCATGTTTTTATCAAAAATCAACAATTACGTACCGAATGGAAGCGTTTATATAACGACTATCATTCGCCACTCAGTGTGGTAGCTAGCCAAGCAGCATACGAATATGGTGCAGAATGGCTACGACAGCTCAATCAATACATCGACTCCAACCTACATTTTCTACAGCATTTCCTGGCAGAAGCTTTGCCATTAGCGCGTTATTATGTACCAGAAGCAACCTACTTAGCGTGGGTGGATTTATCAGCCTATTTGCCTAAACGAAAAGGCACCGATCGTTGGACGGTATTCTTCGCTAAAGAAGCTGGTGTGTTGATCGAGGGAGGAGAGGTCTTTGTGGCCAATGGAGAAGGTTATATTCGTATCAATGTGGCCTGTCCTCAGGAAATGTTGCATACGGGGTTAATGCGTATGGCCGAGGCATTGAACAGATAA
- a CDS encoding SDR family oxidoreductase has product MKIGITGATGQLGRLVVEQVKKRNPNAELVALVRDTDKAHDLGIEARVFDYDQPDHLENALAGVDQLLLISANEIGKRKAQHEAVVRAAKNAGVSRIVYTSLLHADRSTLNLAEEHLATEAFLKESGVPFTILRNGWYTENYAGSISGSVAAGAYIGSAGEGKIASASREDFAEAAAVVLLEEGHEGKVYELAGDDAYTLADFAAVIAKEADKDIPYHNLTDKEYSDMLISFGVPEGFAPMIASWDVAASKGDLYSDDKTLSKLIGRPTTPWQDTVKAALS; this is encoded by the coding sequence ATGAAAATAGGAATTACAGGTGCTACCGGACAACTAGGTCGTTTGGTGGTGGAGCAAGTAAAAAAAAGAAATCCGAACGCAGAGCTAGTTGCTCTGGTGCGCGATACCGATAAAGCCCATGATCTTGGTATAGAAGCACGTGTATTCGATTATGACCAACCCGATCATTTGGAAAATGCGCTAGCAGGGGTGGATCAATTGTTACTTATTTCTGCCAACGAGATCGGCAAAAGAAAAGCACAGCACGAAGCGGTAGTTCGCGCGGCGAAAAATGCTGGTGTTTCAAGAATTGTATATACCAGTCTTTTGCACGCGGACCGCTCTACCCTTAACCTAGCCGAAGAGCATTTGGCTACTGAAGCATTTTTAAAAGAATCGGGTGTGCCTTTTACCATTTTGCGTAATGGCTGGTACACGGAGAATTATGCAGGATCAATATCGGGTTCGGTAGCCGCTGGTGCATACATCGGCAGTGCCGGAGAAGGAAAAATTGCTTCGGCTTCTCGGGAAGACTTTGCAGAAGCTGCTGCGGTCGTTTTGTTGGAAGAGGGCCATGAAGGAAAAGTCTATGAGTTAGCAGGTGATGACGCCTACACGCTAGCTGATTTTGCCGCAGTCATTGCTAAAGAAGCCGATAAAGATATTCCTTACCACAACCTAACAGACAAAGAATATAGCGACATGCTGATTTCCTTTGGTGTGCCAGAAGGGTTTGCCCCGATGATAGCGAGCTGGGATGTAGCCGCTTCGAAAGGTGATTTATACAGTGACGATAAAACGTTGTCAAAATTGATTGGAAGGCCTACTACACCATGGCAGGATACGGTGAAAGCCGCATTATCCTAG
- a CDS encoding Rrf2 family transcriptional regulator: MNNTRFATALHILCLLSKNTTDWVSSDWIAGSINVNPVVVRKELGVLQDKGWIVSRKGKEGGSRLQVRGNEIRLGDVYQAIRNTDILGKKNLKTNPKCPVGKEINNRLDSLYLETDRIVFASLNEQTLQNFVDRF, from the coding sequence ATGAATAATACACGATTTGCTACGGCTCTACATATCCTCTGCCTTCTGTCTAAAAATACGACGGATTGGGTGAGCTCGGATTGGATTGCAGGTAGCATCAACGTAAATCCTGTAGTCGTTCGCAAAGAGCTGGGCGTGCTGCAAGACAAAGGTTGGATAGTTAGTCGAAAAGGAAAAGAGGGTGGATCTCGTTTACAAGTGAGAGGGAACGAAATTAGATTAGGTGACGTGTATCAGGCGATTCGGAATACAGATATTTTGGGTAAGAAGAATTTGAAAACCAATCCAAAATGTCCGGTAGGGAAGGAGATTAATAATCGATTGGATAGCCTATATCTGGAGACCGATCGGATTGTATTTGCCTCACTGAACGAGCAGACCCTGCAAAATTTTGTCGACCGATTTTAA
- a CDS encoding GNAT family N-acetyltransferase, with protein MSNYLFRQAKIREANAIWNILQDAVARRKADGSAQWQDGYPNLQVVEKDIDRGAGYVLVDGDFLVGYCAILIDDEPAYQNIQGTWLTDGSFVVFHRVAVSKDYIGMGMAQQLLLHIETFAKEHAIQSLRADTNFDNTAMLRIFEKMNYQYCGEVVFRGSSRKAFEKVLAV; from the coding sequence ATGAGTAATTACCTCTTTAGACAAGCAAAGATTAGAGAAGCAAATGCCATTTGGAACATTTTGCAAGATGCAGTAGCGCGACGAAAAGCAGACGGCAGTGCGCAATGGCAAGATGGTTACCCCAACCTGCAAGTAGTGGAGAAAGACATTGACCGCGGAGCAGGCTATGTATTGGTTGATGGAGATTTTCTGGTCGGATATTGTGCGATATTGATCGACGACGAACCCGCTTATCAAAATATCCAAGGAACTTGGCTAACGGATGGTTCATTTGTAGTATTTCATCGTGTTGCGGTATCAAAGGATTACATCGGGATGGGTATGGCACAACAATTACTGCTCCATATCGAAACATTTGCCAAAGAGCATGCTATACAAAGTCTCCGTGCCGATACTAATTTTGATAACACGGCCATGCTGCGAATTTTCGAAAAAATGAATTATCAATACTGCGGGGAAGTGGTGTTTCGTGGAAGTTCACGAAAGGCATTCGAAAAAGTATTAGCTGTTTAG
- a CDS encoding GNAT family N-acetyltransferase translates to MTNQKELLWTLLPFHELSTIELYEILQCRSEVFVVEQNCVYQDIDDKDPHCLHLIGREKSDGPIAAYTRIVPPGISFAEPSIGRVLTTAPYRRHSYGKLLMRKSIDMVKQHYPNQMIRIGAQTYLDKFYQSLGFIPVGEPYDEDGIQHIEMLHD, encoded by the coding sequence ATGACAAACCAAAAAGAACTTCTTTGGACGCTCCTACCTTTTCATGAGCTTTCGACCATAGAATTATACGAAATATTGCAATGTCGTTCGGAAGTTTTTGTCGTCGAACAAAACTGCGTGTATCAAGATATAGACGATAAAGATCCGCATTGCCTACATTTGATTGGTCGAGAAAAATCAGATGGTCCGATTGCCGCCTATACCCGAATTGTGCCTCCAGGAATTTCTTTTGCCGAGCCTTCTATCGGACGTGTACTCACCACGGCACCCTATCGGCGTCATTCTTACGGAAAGCTTTTAATGCGGAAGAGTATCGACATGGTAAAACAGCATTATCCTAACCAAATGATTCGGATCGGTGCACAAACTTATCTGGATAAATTTTATCAATCTTTAGGTTTTATTCCAGTCGGTGAACCTTACGACGAAGACGGAATACAACATATTGAAATGCTGCACGACTAA